CGGGCGACATATAAGGACTCAGCATTTCAAATTCCCCTTAGCTCAGGCGCAGGCGACTGGCGCCCACCAGCCAGCTGTAGATCAGATAAAGCACCACGGTCGCCAGCAGCAACAGCCCGCCAAGCGCGGTGGCCATGCCCCAGTTGATGCTGGTGTTGGTGTAGAACGCGACGAAGTAGCTGACCATCTGATCGTTCGGGCTGCCGAGCAGCGCCGGGGTGATGTAGTAGCCGATGGCGAGGATGAACACCAACAGGCAACCGGCGCCGACACCGGCATAGGTCTGCGGGAAATACACCCGCCAGAAACTGGCGAACGGATGGCAACCGAGGGAAATCGCGGCGCGCATGTAAGTCGGCGAGATGCCTTTCATCACGCTGTAGATCGGCAAGATCATGAACGGCAGCAGGATGTGCACCATCGAGATGTAGACCCCGGTGCGGTTGAACACCAGCTCCAGCGGTTTATCGATCACGCCCATCGCCATCAAGGCGCTGTTGATCAATCCTCCGGATTGCAGCAACACGATCCACGCGGCGACCCGCACCAGAATCGAAGTCCAGAACGGCAACAGCACCAGAATCATCAGTAGGTTGCTTTGACGCGACGGCAGGTTGGCCAGCAGGTAGGCCAGCGGATACGCCAGCACCAGGCAGATCACGGTGATGATCAGGCCCATCCAGAAGGTCCGGGCGAAGATGTCGAGGTAGATCGCCTGATCCGGGGTGGCCGGGGCCAGTTCGCCGAGATCGTCGATACGATGATCCACCGCCGCCAGCAGATAGAACGGTGTGATGCTGCTGGTATTGCGCTTCACGGCCTGCCAATAGGCCGGATCGCCCCAGCGTTCGTCGAGGCCTTCCAGCGCTTCTTTATAAGAGGCCGGTTCGCTGGCGAATGGCAGCGAGCGGGCGGTTTTGGTCAGCAGGCTGCGATAGCCGGCCAACTCCATGTTCAGGCGCTTGGACAGATCGCCCAGGGTCTGGTTTTTGCGAGCTTCGGCGAGGTCTTCGCCGGCGGCTTTGTAGACCGGCTCAGCGGGCAGTCCGCGACCGTCCCAACTGGCGATGGCTGCCACGGTGCGTGGCATGCCGCCCACGACTTCCGGGTTGCCGACGCTTTTGTAGAGCAGCGCCACGATCGGCACCAGGAACACCAGCAACAGAAACAGCACCAGCGGCGCGATCAGCGCCTGGGCCTTCCAGCGGTTGACCCGCTCGGCGCGCTTGAGCTTCTGCTTCAAGGTGGGGCTGTTGCCCTCGTTCAGGGGAACGGCGATGGCCATGACGTACTCCGCAAATCTTTGATCGTTACAGAGACAGTGAACCGCCTCTGTTGTGTTGGAACACCGCAGCCTGTGGGAGCGAGCTTGCTCGCGAATGCGGTCATTCAATCAACGAAGATGTTGAATGGGGTGGCCTCATCGCGAGCAAGCTCGCTCCCACAAGGGTGAGGCGAGCCCGCCCTTGCAGGGTCGTGTGGTTACTTCGCAGCCCAGGAATTGAAGCGCTGCTCCAGTTGCTCGCCGTTGTCAGCCCAGAAGCTCACGTCGATCTGCACCTGGTTGGCGATGTTTTCCGGGGTGGTCGGCATGTCCTTCAGGACATCCTTGGCCAGCAGCGGCACTGCCTGGGTGTTGGCCGGACCGTAGGCGATGTTTTCCGAGTAGGTCTTCTGCTGTTGAGGCTGTACCGAATAGGCGATGAATTTCTTCGCCGCTTCTGCACGTTTGGCGTCCAGGCCTTTCGGGATGGCCCATGCGTCGAAGTCGTAGATGCCGCCGTTCCACACCACTTTCAGGTTGGATTCTTTCTGCACGGCCGCGATCCGGCCGTTGTAGGCCGAGCTCATGACCACGTCACCGGACGCGAGGTATTGCGGCGGCTGGGCGCCGGCTTCCCACCACTGGATGCTTGGCTTGAGTTCGTCCAGCTTCTTGAATGCGCGATCCTGACCATCTTTGCTGGCCAACACTTTGTAGACGTCTTTCGGCGCAACGCCGTCAGCCATCAGTGCGAATTCGAGGGTGTACTTGGCGCCTTTGCGCAGGCCGCGCTTGCCCGGGAATTTCTTGGTGTCCCAGAAATCCGCCCAGCTGCTCGGTGCGGTTTTCAGCTTGTCGGCGTTGTAGGCCAGCACGGTCGACCACACGAAGAAGCCCACGCCGCAAGGCTGGATCGCGCCTTTGACGTAGTCCTCGGTCTTGCCGAACAGCGCAGGATCGAGTTGTTCGAACATGTCTTCGTCGCAGCCACGGGACAGTTCCGGCGACTCAACCTCGACCAGATCCCAGGACACGCTCTTGGTGTCGACCATGGCCTTGACCTTGGCCATTTCACCGTTGTACTCGCCGGCCACGATCTTGCCGTTACCCGTCGCTTCCCACGGTGCGTAGAAGGCTTTGACTTGCGCCGCCTTGTTCGCCCCGCCAAACGACACCACGGTCAGATCCGGGCCAGCGGCCATTGCGCTTGCCGCACCCATCAGGCCCAGGGTCAGGGCTGTGAACTTCAGGGATCTCAACATTTATTGTTCTCTCCACGTGCAGGGTTGGTGTTGGTATTGCCGGGGCGATTAATGCGCCTCATGGGGACGCCCTCACTTAGTTTCCTCACCGCGTTGTCGCCTTAAAGCGGGCCAGGCAAGGCGCAGGCCGAAGGGAATGGTGTTCCCTTTCCAAGGCCTGCAACGCAGCATGGCCCGCTTTAAGGCACAACCCGAAGGGCCGGGCCTGCTGTTGTGCAGGGCTGCGTTGCTCGAAGCTTATTTGGAATGACCAAACCACGCTTCTCGCGCCTTGCCCTGCACAACAGCAGACCCGGCGCGGTGTGGAAACTA
The sequence above is a segment of the Pseudomonas sp. HS6 genome. Coding sequences within it:
- a CDS encoding ABC transporter permease — its product is MAIAVPLNEGNSPTLKQKLKRAERVNRWKAQALIAPLVLFLLLVFLVPIVALLYKSVGNPEVVGGMPRTVAAIASWDGRGLPAEPVYKAAGEDLAEARKNQTLGDLSKRLNMELAGYRSLLTKTARSLPFASEPASYKEALEGLDERWGDPAYWQAVKRNTSSITPFYLLAAVDHRIDDLGELAPATPDQAIYLDIFARTFWMGLIITVICLVLAYPLAYLLANLPSRQSNLLMILVLLPFWTSILVRVAAWIVLLQSGGLINSALMAMGVIDKPLELVFNRTGVYISMVHILLPFMILPIYSVMKGISPTYMRAAISLGCHPFASFWRVYFPQTYAGVGAGCLLVFILAIGYYITPALLGSPNDQMVSYFVAFYTNTSINWGMATALGGLLLLATVVLYLIYSWLVGASRLRLS
- a CDS encoding ABC transporter substrate-binding protein, which encodes MLRSLKFTALTLGLMGAASAMAAGPDLTVVSFGGANKAAQVKAFYAPWEATGNGKIVAGEYNGEMAKVKAMVDTKSVSWDLVEVESPELSRGCDEDMFEQLDPALFGKTEDYVKGAIQPCGVGFFVWSTVLAYNADKLKTAPSSWADFWDTKKFPGKRGLRKGAKYTLEFALMADGVAPKDVYKVLASKDGQDRAFKKLDELKPSIQWWEAGAQPPQYLASGDVVMSSAYNGRIAAVQKESNLKVVWNGGIYDFDAWAIPKGLDAKRAEAAKKFIAYSVQPQQQKTYSENIAYGPANTQAVPLLAKDVLKDMPTTPENIANQVQIDVSFWADNGEQLEQRFNSWAAK